A part of Drosophila bipectinata strain 14024-0381.07 chromosome 3L, DbipHiC1v2, whole genome shotgun sequence genomic DNA contains:
- the LOC108133386 gene encoding uncharacterized protein yields MDSRMSTNRMSVNRASVAARQRQTRTGRMTRHTIFTMKRPITFQVRRSLVECVDMELADMETSVFYQRIFILAKNCRLTPPQSEAGPAPPVPDGGDPGEVGVGEISAPGVEFGEDPVLIPSDSPSKTTTASNLNRSSVEVPAEEKDATATEKEVLTHSFRFGDDEEVVEAEEAVEEEEEPPTEAPSPGKPKDFFAVFTERLQQIHKQCKATAITPDPMCGVYIYMGEYSLLMLETAEDMMGCFCRELASCCEDFWQANRVFLIEDHIHELYTKDLIFRRIPAVFLNEKFPTSTPTDEYLMGKQHLIIKEKLLTICRLLSEAERIADPYMSSSDEDDLLAPKSKTSLPSDQLPVDVYRKHLPEIQRIELVLASTRFYYDLLDFNGLYGRMPFGPDEEGLYWPIQNNYTPGNIFWRSPYDINLTFADYSSVTERRDTATSLLEEGAAEVEAPAKEESPEKAD; encoded by the exons ATGGACAGCCGAATGTCCACGAACCGGATGAGTGTAAACCGAGCCTCGGTTGCGGCGCGGCAGCGGCAGACCCGCACCGGCCGGATGACCCGGCACACGATCTTCACCATGAAGCGCCCCATCACCTTCCAGGTGCGCCGGTCGCTGGTTGAATGCGTGGACATGGAGCTGGCGGACATGGAAACCTCGGTGTTTTACCAGCGCATCTTCATTCTGGCCAAGAACTGCCGCCTGACGCCTCCACAATCGGAGGCGGGACCAGCGCCGCCGGTCCCTGATGGTGGCGATCCGGGGGAGGTGGGAGTGGGCGAGATCTCCGCTCCGGGAGTGGAGTTCGGCGAGGACCCGGTATTGATTCCAAGCGACTCTCCATCCAAGACAACGACCGCTTCGAATTTGAATCGCAGCTCCGTGGAGGTACCCGCGGAGGAGAAGGATGCCAC GGCCACAGAAAAAGAGGTGCTTACCCACTCATTCCGCTTTGGCGATGACGAGGAAGTGGTTGAGGCCGAGGAAGCCgtcgaggaggaggaagaaCCGCCCACTGAAGCGCCTTCGCCGGGGAAGCCAAAGGACTTCTTCGCTGTCTTCACCGAGCGGCTCCAGCAAATCCACAAGCAGTGCAAAGCGACAGCCATAACCCCGGATCCCATGTGTGGCGTCTACATCTACATGGGAGAGTACAGCTTGCTGATGCTGGAGACCGCGGAGGACATGATGGGTTGTTTCTGCCGGGAACTGGCCAGCTGCTGCGAAGATTTCTGGCAGGCGAACCGGGTGTTTCTCATTGAGGATCACATACACGAACTGTACACAAAGGATCTGATATTCCGTCGCATTCCGGCCGTCTTCTTGAACGAAAAGTTTCCCACCTCAACGCCCACGGACGAGTATTTGATGGGCAAGCAGCACCTCATCATCAAGGAAAAGCTGCTCACCATCTGCCGGCTCCTCTCAGAGGCTGAGCGGATAGCCGACCCGTACATGAGCTCCTCCGATGAGGATGACTTGCTCGCTCCCAAGTCCAAGACGTCCTTGCCGAGCGATCAGTTGCCGGTCGATGTTTACCGGAAACACCTTCCTGAGATCCAGCGGATCGAGCTGGTGCTGGCCTCCACCAGGTTCTACTATGACCTCCTCGACTTCAACGGCCTCTACGGCCGCATGCCATTTGGACCCGACGAGGAGGGTCTCTACTGGCCCATCCAGAACAACTACACGCCGGGCAACATATTCTGGCGCTCTCCCTACGACATCAACCTCACGTTTGCAGACTACAGCTCGGTAACGGAACGGCGTGATACTGCCACCAGTCTCCTGGAGGAAGGCGCGGCTGAGGTAGAGGCACCAGCCAAGGAAGAATCGCCAGAGAAAGCGGACTAA
- the Oseg2 gene encoding intraflagellar transport protein 172 homolog, with protein MQLKYLRTLLEGQEQIQRIAGLAWSPNQQKLAIASADRHILLYDDAGERRDKFSTKPANPANGKNSYVIRGLAFSPDSTKLAVGQSDSIVYVYKLGESWNDKKVICNKFPQASAVTALIWLSSGAIIAEKSFNVSPGLEDGKIRALHSKNNKSQSLYGGDSICISLAANTKGTGFLSGHNDGTIIRYFMTDEATEPLGRVVQHPVPPFALAWPQGGFCAGGCDQRIVFYDNMGRQLRTFDYSRTEGEREFTVAACSPNGQAVAFGSFDRIRIFAWSPRQAAWSESATKEVSCLYTITSLIWRRDGARLALGSVSGAVLLFESVLRRTVWQDKFELIFVAPSQLLVRTLTEPSQQLTIESQLGLEIDDVRIMGRDNYLVARTEESLILCDLTRNLSSEVPWTASGHHERFYFENPNVCLVFNVGELSLVEYGDNCILGSVRTEFVNPHVISVRLNERGNARENKKLAFLLDAKTICVVDLVSQMTYGQISHETKIDWLELSETAHKLLFRDKKLRLVLVDTYTGKKQTLLSNISFVQWVPQSDVVVAQSNTNLAIWYNIDLPEHVTMQSIRGEAIEVLRENGRTVVRSQDGPSEHNYQLDEGLVEFGTAVNDSDFGRAVHFLESLGDKPAAKAMWHNLAIISLEDGNLRVAQRCYAALGNVSKAYYLAEMIQLADEFEASTGSPGLLCPEVRAKMALLGSDLRTAERIYLEQGNIEAALKMYKQLGMWDEAVALAERRGYGNIAELKQQHMEYLMSSEQQEKAGLVLEEQGDVQQAMSLYLKANKPARAARLALKTPHLLQDEQLMLQVTEGLVRSELYELAGDIAHRLSRPEAALALYRKGGAYARALELGRVVAPQEVTSLEEEWGDWLVSRKQLDASINHYIEAGATQKALEAAVGAKQWRKAVQIAKVLDEPELIQRYALDLAKHLAFAGDLDAAEDMLVRANLHKEAIELLNRHGKWERAYVIGEKYLPSEQLRELFVQLASTLEEQGKYRDAEKVLIAVNEPDLAIAMYKRRELYDSMIRLVEKHHKDLLDSTHLHLARQLESRGKLKNAELHFVASGDWKSAVHMYCSSGRWEDGYRVAKQKGTEGASQQVAYMWAKSMPTESAVRLLSKLGLLDTAVGFACDSGQFEFAMELCRFAGKPTDEVHLKIAMSLEDEGKFEAAEEEFLKAHKPREAILMYQHAGDWQAALNVAEQHLSEAVGEVLIGQASAALETRNYKDYEALLLRAQRPDLIVEHYKQESLYEDALRIAEEHYPTALNDLRRLQAQLQRGQAQAQANEDAASISRSYLQKAAEFAKKEQFRKAAECLMQIDSSNAENAVTLERALLRAAEICNQFLEGQDAQELAQTLGPRLLAIKQIGPAAQLYLAADMPKQAVDVFIKTEQWSKARRLAKEIDADLQLLAYVEQQQKLSLKNEGNIEQLADIDVVSALDLLAEQGQWQRCLEKAKQLNPQVLQKYVAVYAAQLIREGNCTTALGLYLTYGAPPIEAHYNIYTRIALDCLALREEQSEGGSLWRQLREFLFRLIHSLKESPEQAQSSFTGSMEQFLLVAHYYATRAACREVQALQPVALRLSLALLRHTDLLPVDKGFYEAGMDLRQAGRESEAFVMLNHYLDVCEAIEEGSGQLVDHSDLASTDFPSSVPLPEDIHLKNDPNLHEEVREWVLAVSMDQQVDQQLPTDDRGLYESSLGSGDLACLLSGFPVRGRQPVTFQGSSNQVNRDVWSKFSVAVKMSPGTGIADIITFTEKWQGTANYVMH; from the exons ATGCAGCTAAAATACCTGCGAACCTTGTTGGAGGGTCAG GAGCAAATTCAACGCATtgctggcctggcctggtctCCCAACCAACAAAAGTTGGCTATAGCCTCTGCCGATCGGCACATCCTCCTCTACGACGATGCCGGTGAAAGACGGGATAAGTTCAGCACTAAGCCCGCGAATCCCGCCAACGGAAAGAACTCCTATGTCATCCGAGGATTAGCCTTCAGCCCGGACTCCACAAAACTGGCGGTGGGACAGAGCGACAGCATTGTGTACGTGTACAAGCTGGGTGAGTCCTGGAACGACAAGAAGGTCATCTGTAACAAGTTTCCCCAGGCGAGTGCAGTCACGGCTCTTATCTGGCTTTCTTCAGGAGCCATAATCGCAG AGAAATCTTTCAATGTGTCCCCAGGACTGGAGGATGGAAAAATCCGTGCTCTTCACAGCAAGAACAACAAGTCGCAAAGCCTTTACGGCGGCGACAGCATCTGCATTTCGCTGGCGGCCAACACCAAGGGGACTGGGTTCCTCAGCGGCCACAACGACGGCACCATCATCCGCTACTTTATGACGGATGAGGCGACGGAGCCACTTGGTAGAGTGGTTCAGCATCCGGTGCCGCCATTCGCTCTTGCCTGGCCGCAAGGAGGATTCTGCGCGGGCGGCTGCGATCAGCGCATAGTCTTCTATGACAACATG GGTCGCCAGCTACGCACCTTTGATTACTCCCGAACCGAAGGAGAACGAGAGTTCACAGTGGCCGCCTGCAGCCCCAACGGACAGGCGGTGGCCTTCGGCAGCTTCGACCGTATCCGCATCTTTGCCTGGAGTCCTCGACAGGCCGCCTGGAGCGAGAGTGCCACCAAAGAGGTATCCTGCCTGTACACCATCACCTCGCTCATCTGGCGGAGGGATGGCGCCCGGCTCGCCCTGGGGTCCGTGAGTGGAGCGGTGCTCCTCTTTGAGTCCGTCCTCCGTCGCACTGTCTGGCAGGACAAGTTTGAGCTGATCTTCGTGGCTCCCAGCCAGCTTTTGGTGCGAACCCTGACAGAGCCCTCCCAGCAGCTGACCATTGAGTCGCAGCTGGGACTCGAGATAGACGACGTAAGGATCATGGGCAGGGATAACTACCTCGTGGCCCGCACTGAGGAGTCGCTGATTCTGTGCGACCTGACCCGCAACCTAAGCAGCGAGGTTCCATGGACAGCGTCTGGCCACCACGAGCGTTTCTACTTTGAGAATCCGAACGTGTGCCTGGTCTTCAACGTCGGTGAGTTGAGTTTGGTGGAGTACGGCGATAACTGCATCCTGGGATCCGTGCGGACCGAGTTCGTTAATCCCCACGTGATATCCGTTCGCCTCAACGAGCGAGGAAACGCTAGGGAGAACAAGAAACTGGCCTTCTTGTTGGACGCCAAGACCATATGCGTTGTGGATCTAGTGAGCCAGATGACCTACGGACAGATCAGCCACGAGACCAAGATCGACTGGCTGGAGCTAAGTGAGACGGCCCACAAGCTGCTCTTTCGGGACAAGAAGCTGCGTCTCGTCCTGGTGGACACCTACACGGGCAAGAAGCAGACCCTTCTCAGCAACATATCCTTCGTCCAGTGGGTGCCCCAGAGCGATGTGGTCGTGGCCCAGAGCAACACGAACCTGGCCATTTGGTACAACATTGACCTGCCCGAGCACGTCACCATGCAGTCCATTCGCGGAGAGGCCATCGAGGTGTTGCGGGAGAAT GGACGCACTGTTGTCCGCTCCCAGGATGGGCCGAGTGAGCACAACTACCAGCTGGATGAGGGCCTCGTGGAGTTTGGCACGGCAGTGAATGACAGCGATTTCGGAAGGGCGGTTCACTTCCTGGAATCCTTGGGCGACAAACCCGCTGCCAAGGCCATGTGGCACAACCTAGCCATCATATCTCTGGAAGATGGAAACCTGCGCGTAGCCCAGCGCTGCTATGCCGCCTTGGGCAACGTTTCGAAGGCCTACTACCTGGCCGAGATGATTCAGCTGGCGGATGAGTTCGAGGCTTCCACTGGCTCGCCAGGGCTTCTGTGCCCCGAGGTTCGTGCCAAGATGGCGCTTCTAGGATCGGACCTGCGCACGGCAGAGCGCATATACCTGGAGCAGGGCAACATTGAAGCCGCCCTGAAGATGTACAAGCAGCTGGGCATGTGGGATGAGGCGGTTGCGCTGGCAGAGAGACGCGGTTACGGAAATATAGCGGAGCTGAAGCAGCAACACATGGAATACCTGATGAGCAGCGAGCAGCAGGAGAAGGCTGGACTCGTGCTGGAGGAGCAGGGTGACGTTCAGCAGGCCATGTCGTTGTACCTAAAGGCCAATAAGCCGGCCAGGGCTGCCCGGCTTGCCCTGAAAACCCCACATCTTCTGCAGGATGAGCAACTGATGCTGCAGGTCACGGAGGGACTGGTGCGCTCGGAGCTCTACGAGCTGGCCGGGGACATTGCCCACCGATTGTCCCGTCCGGAAGCAGCTCTGGCGCTCTACCGCAAAGGTGGGGCCTACGCAAGAGCCCTGGAGCTGGGACGGGTAGTGGCCCCTCAAGAGGTTACGTCGCTAGAGGAGGAGTGGGGCGACTGGCTGGTGAGCCGCAAGCAACTGGATGCCTCCATAAACCACTACATCGAGGCAGGTGCCACCCAGAAGGCTTTGGAGGCAGCCGTTGGAGCCAAGCAGTGGCGCAAAGCTGTGCAAATAGCAAAGGTTCTGGACGAGCCGGAGCTCATCCAGCGGTACGCCCTAGATCTGGCCAAACATTTGGCCTTTGCCGGAGACCTGGACGCCGCCGAGGACATGCTGGTGAGAGCCAACCTCCACAAGGAAGCTATTGAACTGCTGAACCGCCATGGAAAGTGGGAGCGGGCCTATGTAATTGGAGAGAAGTACCTGCCGTCGGAGCAGCTCAGGGAGCTTTTCGTGCAACTGGCATCAACCTTGGAGGAGCAGGGAAAGTACAGGGATGCGGAAAAAGTCCTCATAGCCGTCAATGAGCCGGATTTGGCAATAGCCATGTACAAGCGCCGGGAGCTCTACGACTCCATGATTCGTTTGGTGGAGAAGCATCACAAGGATCTTCTCGACAGCACCCACCTCCACCTCGCCCGGCAGCTGGAGTCGAGGGGAAAACTGAAGAACGCCGAACTGCACTTCGTGGCCTCCGGAGACTGGAAATCGGCAGTCCATATGTACTGCTCGTCGGGACGCTGGGAGGATGGCTATCGCGTGGCCAAGCAGAAGGGCACAGAGGGAGCCAGCCAGCAGGTGGCCTACATGTGGGCCAAGTCCATGCCCACAGAGAGTGCTGTCCGATTGCTGAGCAAGCTAGGGCTCCTGGACACCGCTGTGGGCTTTGCCTGCGACTCCGGACAGTTCGAGTTCGCCATGGAACTGTGCAGATTTGCGGGAAAGCCTACGGATGAGGTTCACTTGAAGATCGCCATGTCGCTGGAAGACGAGGGAAAGTTTGAAGCCGCGGAGGAGGAATTCTTGAAGGCCCACAAGCCCAGGGAAGCCATACTGATGTACCAGCATGCTGGGGACTGGCAGGCCGCCCTAAATGTGGCTGAACAGCACCTTTCGGAGGCGGTGGGGGAAGTCCTGATCGGACAAGCATCGGCGGCCCTGGAGACCAGAAACTACAAGGACTACGAGGCTCTGCTTCTGAGAGCCCAACGCCCGGACTTGATTGTGGAACACTACAAGCAGGAGTCGCTGTACGAGGACGCTTTGCGGATCGCCGAAGAGCACTACCCGACAGCGTTGAATGATTTGAGGCGCCTGCAGGCTCAGCTTCAAAGGGGCCAAGCCCAGGCTCAGGCCAACGAGGATGCCGCCTCCATTTCGAGGTCTTACCTCCAGAAGGCGGCAGAGTTCGCGAAGAAGGAGCAGTTCCGCAAGGCAGCCGAGTGCCTCATGCAGATAGATTCGTCCAACGCCGAGAACGCAGTCACCTTAGAAAGAGCCTTGCTTCGAGCCGCGGAGATATGCAACCAGTTCCTAGAGGGTCAGGATGCCCAGGAGCTGGCGCAGACTCTAGGCCCCCGACTTCTGGCCATCAAGCAGATAGGACCGGCTGCCCAGCTCTACCTGGCAGCCGACATGCCCAAGCAGGCGGTGGACGTCTTCATCAAAACCGAACAGTGGAGCAAGGCTCGGCGGCTGGCCAAGGAGATTGATGCAGACCTGCAACTCCTGGCCTACGTGGAGCAGCAGCAAAAGCTCTCCCTGAAGAACGAGGGCAACATCGAACAGCTGGCGGACATTGACGTGGTATCCGCCTTGGATCTCCTGGCGGAGCAAGGCCAGTGGCAACGTTGCCTGGAGAAGGCCAAGCAGCTGAATCCACAGGTCCTCCAAAAGTACGTGGCGGTTTATGCGGCACAACTCATCCGGGAAGGCAACTGCACCACTGCCCTGGGGCTCTACTTGACGTACGGAGCTCCACCCATCGAGGCTCACTACAATATCTACACCAGGATCGCCTTGGATTGCCTGGCACTGAGGGAGGAGCAATCGGAGGGCGGCTCGTTGTGGCGCCAGCTGAGGGAGTTCCTCTTTCGCTTGATACACTCTCTGAAGGAGTCTCCCGAGCAAGCTCAGTCCAGTTTCACTGGCAGCATGGAGCAGTTCCTGTTGGTAGCCCATTACTACGCCACCCGAGCCGCTTGCAGGGAGGTCCAGGCCCTTCAGCCGGTGGCACTTCGTCTTTCATTGGCTCTGCTCCGGCACACGGATCTTCTGCCGGTGGATAAGGGCTTCTACGAAGCTGGGATGGATCTTCGCCAGGCAGGTCGCGAGTCCGAGGCCTTTGTAATGCTTAATCACTACCTGGACGTGTGCGAAGCCATCGAAGAGGGCTCCGGGCAGTTGGTGGATCATTCCGACCTGGCTAGCACCGATTTTCCCAGCTCCGTACCATTGCCGGAGGACATTCACTTGAAGAACGACCCGAATCTGCACGAGGAGGTGCGTGAGTGGGTGCTGGCCGTGAGCATGGATCAGCAGGTGGATCAGCAGCTGCCCACCGACGATCGCGGCTTGTACGAGTCGAGCTTGGGGTCGGGCGATCTGGCCTGTCTGCTGAGCGGGTTCCCAGTCAGAGGCCGCCAGCCGGTAACCTTCCAGGGATCGAGCAACCAAGTCAATCGTGACGTCTGGAGCAAGTTCTCTGTAGCCGTAAAGATGTCCCCCGGCACTGGCATTGCCGACATTATAACCTTCACCGAAAAGTGGCAGGGAACAGCCAACTACGTAATGCACTAA
- the LOC108133553 gene encoding regulation of nuclear pre-mRNA domain-containing protein 1B, whose translation MSAFTESALMKKLAELNSSQQSIQTLSLWLIHHRKHSAVIVKTWQRELENVPEPKKLTFMYLANDVIQNSKKKGPEYGKEFSHVLAKVFSHIGEKCNSDKLLGSLGRILNIWLERGVYDPKAIGDWRARLHREASNGGAGGSSTNGSKSGGDPEKSEKEREHRSEKSERREKRKHEERHSKSKRSRQHHHQSSNSSANAGPSAEEPAGAAQPENGHTPPYLPLGEPPEPEELIKALTSIENSASSDAVVRERIAKLPQEISEISCISKLEDKDKAKALARQVNEAVDLLNDYNARLAAEMEERTKLATMLRDFQAEQKELLSQAEQRLDEHKKKLAKMLGLQKEIHDHLSNLPDLTQLPDVTGGLAPLPSAGDLFNALH comes from the exons ATGTCGGCGTTTACGGAATCCGCGCTAATGAAAAAACTCGCGGAATTAAACAGCAGCCAACAGTCGATCCAAACTTTATCCTTGTGGCTGATTCACCACCGCAAACACAGTGCGGTGATAGTGAAGACCTGGCAGCGGGAGCTGGAGAATG TGCCGGAGCCCAAGAAGCTGACTTTCATGTACTTGGCCAACGATGTGATTCAGAACAGCAAAAAGAAGGGCCCGGAGTACGGAAAGGAGTTCAGTCATGTTCTGGCTAAGGTTTTCTCCCACATCGGCGAGAAGTGCAACTCGGATAAACTTTTAGGCAGCCTCGGACGCATCTTAAATATTTGGCTGGAGCGCGGAGTTTACGATCCGAAGGCTATCGGTGACTGGCGTGCGCGGTTGCACCGTGAAGCCAGCAATGGTGGGGCGGGCGGCAGCAGCACCAATGGCAGCAAGTCTGGCGGGGATCCGGAAAAATCCGAGAAAGAGCGGGAGCACAGATCGGAGAAGTCCGAGCGCCGGGAGAAGCGTAAACATGAGGAGCGGCACTCCAAGTCCAAGCGTTCCCGTCAACACCACCACcaaagcagcaacagcagtgcTAACGCTGGGCCATCTGCCGAGGAGCCTGCCGGCGCCGCCCAACCAGAAAACGGACATACGCCACCCTACCTACCGTTGGGCGAACCCCCTGAACCGGAGGAGCTGATCAAGGCGCTGACCAGCATCGAGAACTCGGCCTCTAGTGATGCTGTGGTGCGGGAGCGGATTGCTAAGCTTCCCCAGGAAATATCTGAAATCAGCTGCATCAGCAAGCTGGAGGATAAGGACAAGGCCAAAGCACTGGCGAGGCAG GTCAACGAGGCTGTGGATCTGCTAAACGACTACAACGCCCGGCTGGCTGCAGAAATGGAGGAACGCACCAAGCTCGCTACCATGCTGCGCGATTTTCAAGCGGAACAGAAGGAGTTGCTGTCCCAGGCCGAACAACGCCTCGAT GAACACAAGAAGAAGCTAGCCAAGATGCTGGGCCTGCAGAAGGAGATCCACGACCACCTTTCCAACCTGCCCGACTTGACTCAGCTGCCGGATGTGACTGGCGGACTGGCACCCCTGCCCTCTGCTGGCGATCTCTTCAACGCACTGCACTGA